In Anopheles gambiae chromosome 2, idAnoGambNW_F1_1, whole genome shotgun sequence, a single window of DNA contains:
- the LOC3290493 gene encoding serine/threonine-protein kinase greatwall, with protein sequence MAQSVTAGGCKEQSMMSEHHTTPKKKVTLALAECASANTSSIEDDSIFRTLENFTAQNGTASPKLPTIKDFSILKPISRGAFGKVFLGYKNSDQNKLYAIKVMQKTEMINKNMVSQVITERNALALSRSPFCVTLYYSLQTLSSVYLVMEYMVGGDLKSLLAMYGFFDEHTARFYAAEICLALQYLHGHGIVHRDIKPDNMLVAASGHVKLTDFGLSRIEMRRDLEISDLINCSPNLNARTPGQLLSLTSHLSFGSHDKRIVADAAAAGGAAANRPIREETSDHESDSSFGNSRRQNDSKMSGVSPFFSAEQNVSVDEEIKVLRSELTIVEEKFDSSSCYYTCNSDEDGKTSSGGSCESVKQVRLRLEPADEPAEEKENIDSTNSGEEKARMKDPFECLMVSKKLHRNYTGEDSGVSSRKSDISNIPCELSAIEKVENHSNNSNKDFSSDFSRSYSMSNITEISHSPVRNGMRGFKRPEFVRGIKRGRHLGNRVDSLASDVDGTSTGLTQEIDVLDICSEMHRSTPKKRKSAASPIKGVLKVRSLSDDEMQTGGDAIANVMFSTPVSSQKLRREGGQLGKLKSTRFQLPSSIEQSRKTKAYGEPLPPHFIKMPDESVMSPICTTGATAGCDSTAGGDAIGPAIENTPKAVKTPFRTPKSVRRAPLGSDERILGTPDYLAPELLLQQGHGPAVDWWALGVCLYEFLTGVPPFNDETPQKVFENILGRLIEWPSDEESLSPEAVAAVEQLLEMDQTKRPAAEQMQRMPFFACIDWKNMSQLEPPFIPNPDDPQDTGYFEARNIMQHLKVSNFNMDAF encoded by the exons ATGGCCCAATCGGTAACGGCAGGTGGCTGCAAGGAACAGTCCATGATGAGCGAGCATCACACAACGCCCAAGAAGAAGGTAACGTTGGCGCTTGCAGAATGTGCCAGCGCCAACACAAGCTCGATCGAGGACGATTCTATCTTTCGCACGCTAGAAAACTTTACCGCCCAGAATGGCACAGCAAGCCCGAAG CTGCCCACCATCAAGGACTTTAGCATCCTGAAACCGATCAGCCGTGGCGCATTCGGCAAAGTGTTTCTAGGTTATAAAAACAGCGACCAAAACAAACTGTACGCCATCAAGGTGATGCAAAAGACGGAGATGATCAACAAAAACATGGTCTCGCAGGTGATAACGGAGCGAAATGCGTTGGCCCTGTCCCGTAGCCCGTTCTGCGTGACGCTGTACTACTCGCTGCAAACACTGTCCTCCGTGTACCTCGTGATGGAATACATGGTGGGGGGCGATCTGAAATCGCTGCTCGCTATGTACGGCTTCTTCGACGAGCATACGGCACGGTTCTATGCggccgaaatctgtctcgccCTGCAGTACCTGCACGGGCACGGCATCGTTCATCGCGATATCAAGCCGGACAACATGCTGGTGGCCGCGTCGGGGCACGTCAAGCTTACCGATTTCGGCCTGAGCCGCATCGAGATGCGCCGTGATCTGGAAATATCGGACCTTATTAACTGTTCGCCGAATCTGAACGCACGAACGCCCGGCCAGCTGCTGTCGCTCACGTCCCATCTGTCGTTTGGCTCGCACGATAAGCGCATAGTGGCGGATGCGGCGGCTGCCGGCGGTGCCGCCGCGAATCGACCCATACGGGAGGAAACGTCGGACCACGAGTCGGACAGTTCGTTCGGCAATTCGCGGCGACAGAACGATAGCAAAATGTCGGGCGTGAGTCCGTTTTTTTCCGCCGAGCAAAACGTGAGCGTGGACGAGGAGATAAAGGTGCTGCGTTCGGAGCTGACGATAGTGGAGGAAAAGTTCGACTCGTCCTCGTGCTACTACACGTGCAATTCGGATGAGGATGGCAAGACGAGCTCCGGCGGCAGCTGTGAGTCGGTGAAGCAGGTGCGCTTAAGGTTAGAACCGGCAGATGAACCGgcggaggagaaggagaacaTTGACAGCACAAACAGTGGCGAAGAGAAGGCGCGAATGAAGGATCCGTTCGAGTGTTTGATG GTGTCGAAAAAGCTACACCGAAATTACACAGGCGAAGATTCGGGCGTTTCGAGCAGAAAGAGCGATATTTCCAACATTCCCTGTGAACTGTCGGCGATCGAGAAGGTGGAGAACCACtcaaacaacagcaataaGGACTTCAGTTCTGATTTTTCAAGGAG TTACAGCATGAGTAATATCACCGAAATATCGCACTCGCCCGTTCGGAATGGAATGCGTGGGTTTAAAAGGCCAGAATTTGTCAG AGGAATCAAACGGGGGCGCCACTTGGGGAACCGGGTAGATTCGCTCGCTTCAGACGTCGACGGCACCAGTACGGGACTGACGCAGGAGATCGACGTGCTCGACATCTGCAGCGAGATGCATCGCAGCACGCCCAAAAAGCGCAAAAGCGCCGCCTCCCCGATCAAGGGCGTGCTGAAGGTACGGTCGCTGTCGGACGATGAGATGCAAACGGGCGGCGACGCGATCGCGAACGTGATGTTTTCCACGCCCGTCTCCTCGCAAAAGCTACGTCGCGAAGGGGGCCAGCTGGGCAAGCTGAAAAGCACACGCTTCCAGCTGCCCTCCTCGATCGAGCAATCGCGCAAAACGAAAGCGTACGGCGAGCCACTTCCGCCGCACTTTATCAAAATGCCCGACGAGTCGGTAATGTCCCCGATCTGCACGACCGGTGCGACGGCGGGCTGTGACAGTACTGCGGGCGGCGATGCGATCGGCCCGGCGATCGAGAACACACCGAAGGCGGTGAAGACACCGTTCCGTACGCCGAAATCGGTACGCCGGGCACCGCTCGGGTCGGACGAGCGGATACTCGGCACGCCGGACTATCTGGCgccggagctgctgctgcagcagggcCACGGACCCGCCGTCGACTGGTGGGCGCTCGGCGTCTGCCTGTACGAGTTCCTTACCGGCGTGCCACCGTTCAATGACGAGACACCGCAGAAGGTGTTCGAAAACATTCTCGGCCGGCTGATCGAGTGGCCGTCGGACGAGGAGTCCCTGTCGCCGGAAGCGGTCGCGGCCGTCGAGCAGCTGCTCGAGATGGATCAAACGAAGCGACCGGCGGCGGAGCAGATGCAGCGGATGCCGTTTTTCGCCTGCATCGATTGGAAAAACATGAGCCAGCTGGAACCACCGTTCATTCCCAATCCGGACGATCCGCAGGACACCGGGTACTTTGAGGCGCGCAACATCATGCAACACCTGAAGGTGTCCAACTTCAATATGGACGCTTTTTAG
- the LOC1281534 gene encoding uncharacterized protein LOC1281534, translated as MGPLKQMTHCGSISALFAVLIVLFGVSSSALTTFGKSNTNQQAAPTPPPVVAKSCTNHADCSTIQNTSCVIDPIDDRMRCLCGDFKAPVNGLCSAKYKGLRHLCGDSAQCDYGMMCAIENSTKPTTTLVTSKTFLTSSMLSSNGNSTYKVCLCDEEAEFFENKHERHCSGGTVVIVTTGAVIPLMLLLLGRFIANLPIARWYSVL; from the exons ATGGGTCCACTTAAGCAAATGACACATTGCGGAAGCATAAGTGCACTGTTTGCCGTGCTGATAGTGCTGTTCGGCGTCAGCTCGTCGGCCCTGACGACGTTCGGGAAGTCGAACACGAATCAACAGGCAGCCCCAACACCACCGCCGG TGGTAGCCAAAAGCTGTACCAATCACGCCGACTGCAGTACGATACAAAACACGAGCTGCGTTATCGATCCGATCGATGATCGTATGCGCTGTCTGTGCGGTGACTTCAAGGCACCGGTAAATGGATTATGCTCCGCAAAGTACAAAG GTCTGCGCCATCTGTGTGGAGACTCGGCCCAATGCGACTACGGTATGATGTGTGCCATCGAGAACTCTACCAAACCGACCACTACGCTGGTGACAAGCAAAACGTTCCTCACCAGCAGCATGCTgagcagcaacggcaacagTACCTACAAGGTGTGCCTGTGCGATGAGGAGGCCGAATTTTTCGAAAACAAACACGAACGCCACTGCAGCGGCGGTACGGTAGTGATCGTCACAACAGGAGCAGTGATTCcactgatgttgctgctgctgggaagaTTTATCGCTAACCTTCCCATCGCTCGCTGGTATTCGGTGCTTTAA
- the LOC1281533 gene encoding prion-like-(Q/N-rich) domain-bearing protein 25 isoform X1, with protein sequence MSRCAVVLLVLLAVQGSRSIIWPCEDSSDCKAENAHCSIYGYCQCPAGYVFSTDVTRCLPESAYGVACQEAVQCSHMLTGAKCEAGVCTCDSDYTYVRGRCRKLVDLGQPCSDDIDCFFSHNRESVVCHRGSCECADGFYRRSSNVCRRRVTNGEECLVHQDCDGDNLRCVNQRCTDAAAQTAKSLQDVAIQTSQSLEKPHVEGSPAKAPPAPKTRDAETNTDTAAATKRVQISTKRAAKECERCRKFGDPCVEEGVECPEVPYTVCRMGQCHCREGYYHKEGRCMAELGEYVHDGQYCEPGTEFSNRRCTCRNDQFYDNNMRTCLKSALGINTSCTQQSQCSPYGAAYCPSVSPKRCTCHPYARYDEATELCVAKDGYEAYCERDGDCALANARCSTEKTCVCKPSYYYVNERCKAANGGECETAADCAFEEAVCQSPSVQSEDESVEPAEPKRCSCGKGHYYQASGNRCLKEAEQYGDECSVDEQCQPLLGELGQCIEGQCQCDENEHHFKDGKCNMKIALDARCSKTSECFVDGDDQDNVECRNSACQCKFDYSPDVERQKCIRPSGKNSSDRPSALKVITLLLTSAAVLITGSALRDAYYG encoded by the exons ATGTCGCGTTGCGCAGTggttttattagttttattagCCGTGCAAG GGTCACGTAGCATCATATGGCCATGCGAGGACAGCAGTGACTGCAAGGCGGAGAACGCACACTGCTCCATCTACGGGTACTGCCAGTGCCCGGCCGGTTATGTCTTCTCGACCGATGTCACGCGCTGCCTGCCCGAGTCCGCATATGGCGTAGCGTGTCAGGAGGCGGTCCAGTGCTCTCATATGCTCACCGGTGCCAAGTGCGAGGCCGGCGTTTGCACCTGTGACAGCGACTACACGTACGTACGCGGCCGGTGCCGGAAGCTGGTCGATCTTGGCCAACCGTGCAGCGACGATATCGATTGCTTCTTCAGCCACAACCGGGAGTCGGTCGTGTGTCACCGGGGCTCGTGCGAGTGTGCCGACGGGTTCTATCGGCGCAGCAGCAACGTCTGCCGGCGGCGTGTGACAA ATGGTGAGGAATGTCTCGTGCATCAGGACTGTGATGGGGACAATCTGCGGTGCGTAAACCAGCGTTGCACCGACGCGGCAGCACAAACAGCCAAATCGCTCCAGGATGTGGCCATTCAAACGTCGCAATCCCTGGAAAAGCCGCACGTGGAAGGGTCACCGGCGAAAGCGCCACCGGCACCAAAAACGCGCGACGCCGAAACGAACACGGACACGGCGGCCGCCACCAAGCGGGTACAGATCAGCACGAAACGAGCGGCAAAGGAGTGTGAAAGATGTCGCAAAT TTGGCGATCCGTGCGTGGAGGAGGGCGTCGAATGCCCCGAGGTGCCTTACACGGTGTGTCGGATGGGCCAGTGCCACTGCCGGGAAGGGTACTACCACAAGGAGGGCCGCTGCATGGCCGAGCTGGGCGAGTATGTGCACGACGGCCAGTACTGTGAGCCGGGCACGGAGTTCAGCAACAGACGGTGTACCTGCCGCAACGATCAGTTCTACGATAACAACATGCGCACGTGCCTAAAGT CCGCGCTGGGCATCAACACATCCTGCACGCAGCAGAGCCAGTGCTCACCGTACGGGGCGGCCTACTGTCCGAGTGTGTCGCCGAAGCGGTGCACCTGCCACCCGTACGCCCGGTACGACGAGGCCACCGAGCTTTGCGTCGCCAAGGACGGCTACGAGGCGTACTGTGAGCGGGACGGCGATTGTGCGCTGGCCAATGCGCGCTGCTCGACCGAAAAGACGTGCGTCTGCAAGCCGAGCTACTACTACGTGAATGAGCGGTGCAAGGCGGCCAACGGTGGCGAGTGTGAGACGGCCGCGGACTGTGCCTTCGAGGAGGCCGTCTGTCAATCGCCGAGCGTACAGTCGGAGGACGAGAGCGTCGAGCCGGCCGAACCGAAACggtgcagctgcgggaagggccaCTACTATCAGGCCAGCGGCAACCGGTGCCTGAAGGAGGCCGAGCAGTACGGCGACGAGTGTAGCGTGGACGAGCAGTGCCAGCCGCTGCTGGGCGAGCTGGGCCAGTGCATCGAGGGCCAGTGTCAGTGCGATGAGAACGAGCATCACTTCAAAGACGGCAAGTGCAACATGAAGATAG CGCTCGATGCacgctgctccaaaacgagCGAGTGCTTCGTGGACGGCGACGACCAGGACAATGTCGAATGTCGCAATTCGGCTTGTCAGTGTAAGTTTGACTACTCCCCGGACGTGGAGCGGCAGAAGTGCATTAGACCTAGCGGCAAAA ATTCTTCCGATCGCCCCAGTGCCCTGAAGGTGATTACACTCCTGCTGACCAGTGCCGCCGTACTGATTACGGGTTCTGCTCTGCGGGATGCCTACTACGGCTAA
- the LOC1281533 gene encoding cell death abnormality protein 1 isoform X2, with protein MLTGAKCEAGVCTCDSDYTYVRGRCRKLVDLGQPCSDDIDCFFSHNRESVVCHRGSCECADGFYRRSSNVCRRRVTNGEECLVHQDCDGDNLRCVNQRCTDAAAQTAKSLQDVAIQTSQSLEKPHVEGSPAKAPPAPKTRDAETNTDTAAATKRVQISTKRAAKECERCRKFGDPCVEEGVECPEVPYTVCRMGQCHCREGYYHKEGRCMAELGEYVHDGQYCEPGTEFSNRRCTCRNDQFYDNNMRTCLKSALGINTSCTQQSQCSPYGAAYCPSVSPKRCTCHPYARYDEATELCVAKDGYEAYCERDGDCALANARCSTEKTCVCKPSYYYVNERCKAANGGECETAADCAFEEAVCQSPSVQSEDESVEPAEPKRCSCGKGHYYQASGNRCLKEAEQYGDECSVDEQCQPLLGELGQCIEGQCQCDENEHHFKDGKCNMKIALDARCSKTSECFVDGDDQDNVECRNSACQCKFDYSPDVERQKCIRPSGKNSSDRPSALKVITLLLTSAAVLITGSALRDAYYG; from the exons ATGCTCACCGGTGCCAAGTGCGAGGCCGGCGTTTGCACCTGTGACAGCGACTACACGTACGTACGCGGCCGGTGCCGGAAGCTGGTCGATCTTGGCCAACCGTGCAGCGACGATATCGATTGCTTCTTCAGCCACAACCGGGAGTCGGTCGTGTGTCACCGGGGCTCGTGCGAGTGTGCCGACGGGTTCTATCGGCGCAGCAGCAACGTCTGCCGGCGGCGTGTGACAA ATGGTGAGGAATGTCTCGTGCATCAGGACTGTGATGGGGACAATCTGCGGTGCGTAAACCAGCGTTGCACCGACGCGGCAGCACAAACAGCCAAATCGCTCCAGGATGTGGCCATTCAAACGTCGCAATCCCTGGAAAAGCCGCACGTGGAAGGGTCACCGGCGAAAGCGCCACCGGCACCAAAAACGCGCGACGCCGAAACGAACACGGACACGGCGGCCGCCACCAAGCGGGTACAGATCAGCACGAAACGAGCGGCAAAGGAGTGTGAAAGATGTCGCAAAT TTGGCGATCCGTGCGTGGAGGAGGGCGTCGAATGCCCCGAGGTGCCTTACACGGTGTGTCGGATGGGCCAGTGCCACTGCCGGGAAGGGTACTACCACAAGGAGGGCCGCTGCATGGCCGAGCTGGGCGAGTATGTGCACGACGGCCAGTACTGTGAGCCGGGCACGGAGTTCAGCAACAGACGGTGTACCTGCCGCAACGATCAGTTCTACGATAACAACATGCGCACGTGCCTAAAGT CCGCGCTGGGCATCAACACATCCTGCACGCAGCAGAGCCAGTGCTCACCGTACGGGGCGGCCTACTGTCCGAGTGTGTCGCCGAAGCGGTGCACCTGCCACCCGTACGCCCGGTACGACGAGGCCACCGAGCTTTGCGTCGCCAAGGACGGCTACGAGGCGTACTGTGAGCGGGACGGCGATTGTGCGCTGGCCAATGCGCGCTGCTCGACCGAAAAGACGTGCGTCTGCAAGCCGAGCTACTACTACGTGAATGAGCGGTGCAAGGCGGCCAACGGTGGCGAGTGTGAGACGGCCGCGGACTGTGCCTTCGAGGAGGCCGTCTGTCAATCGCCGAGCGTACAGTCGGAGGACGAGAGCGTCGAGCCGGCCGAACCGAAACggtgcagctgcgggaagggccaCTACTATCAGGCCAGCGGCAACCGGTGCCTGAAGGAGGCCGAGCAGTACGGCGACGAGTGTAGCGTGGACGAGCAGTGCCAGCCGCTGCTGGGCGAGCTGGGCCAGTGCATCGAGGGCCAGTGTCAGTGCGATGAGAACGAGCATCACTTCAAAGACGGCAAGTGCAACATGAAGATAG CGCTCGATGCacgctgctccaaaacgagCGAGTGCTTCGTGGACGGCGACGACCAGGACAATGTCGAATGTCGCAATTCGGCTTGTCAGTGTAAGTTTGACTACTCCCCGGACGTGGAGCGGCAGAAGTGCATTAGACCTAGCGGCAAAA ATTCTTCCGATCGCCCCAGTGCCCTGAAGGTGATTACACTCCTGCTGACCAGTGCCGCCGTACTGATTACGGGTTCTGCTCTGCGGGATGCCTACTACGGCTAA